The Cryptomeria japonica chromosome 6, Sugi_1.0, whole genome shotgun sequence genomic interval GCAACAATCAATATATTCCTTACTGTACAGGGTTGCATTCCTGTGTTTATGTTTATTAGGATGATTTCAATTGTTTGTTAGGAAGATTGATTGGGTAGGGTACACCCTCTTGCTGGGCGTACAAGGAAGACTATTGGGAAATTATGATTTGTAGGGCTAATAGACTACTTTGTATTGTGTCTTGGGTTACTTTAATCACATGGTCTTCAGCAGATGGTATGCATTTCTTGCTGGAAAATTTCTCTGCAGCTGAGCTTTGAATTCCATTAGTGTAATAAGCATGGATTAACATTTCAGCTCTGAGCCTCTCTAGTGCAAAATGAAAATCAACCATGATTGAAAACGTCAATCCAATCAGCTAAATAAACTATACACCTGTTATGACTCATCTGCATGATATGGTCCAACACGTCAACTGAATTGATTGCTTTTAAATTTTCCTCCCAGAATTTTATTGGCGTGTGGACTATATGCTTTATCAGTCTAAAGGATTTCCGTCTGAAGGATTTCATGGTTGTCATGACATTGCTAACTTCTTTGATTACGAAGATTGCACTCTGTGCAATATTATCTCCAAAAAATAAGTAGTTACAATGCCTGCACTTTCTTGCTTTTGCATTTGTCTGAATTACAAATGGTTGTATAGAGGACACTGCCTGTGAAATGTGCAGACTGCCTAGGAATACTATAAAGTAGGTTTAGAGCGCATGTGAGCTTAGTGATGAAGATAAGTTATTTTTTTGATAGAGCTAGTTGGATAAACTTTGTTTTCATCAGTAGTTGAGCTGGCTTGGGTATAGTTTTTTATTTCTTTAACAAATTTAAACTTTTCCCCTTTTAAATATTGGATCTTCTCTATTCTTCTTCAATCGTAGTTATAATTGTGGtgttttgtcttttgtgtttttcagGGGTCTTCTAGTCCTTTTGCATGGCCTTAATGAACACAGGTAAGCATAGTTTCACTTGACATGCTGAtaatgttcaatattttttggGCATAAATGCAACTCAGATCTCGCCcttttaagttgtgattgtcagtTGTGTTCACTGTTTCTGCTTGAATTTAACTTATTTACTTGAAATTTATATTGGTGCAAAAGTTGACTTTTAAAAGGGCAAGGGTCGATTTGTTCTGCTCTATGTCACGAAGATATCTccttttgccttcatgtgattttcCTTAAGGTTTGTAAGTTTTACCATCTTGTTTGTTTATTGGGATGCAGTGGAAGATATGAACATTTTGCAAAGCAACTAATCTCACATAGATATGGAGTTTATGCAATGGACTGGATTGGTGAGTTTTAGTTTATTGGTTTAAAATTCAATCTACTGGTTTGAATAACAATCTGGTTGGGAATTCGGATCTACTGCTTCAATTTACAATTTAGACTGTATCCCTATCATGCATTTTAAACTTGAATTTGGACTTTCATTTCACTGGAACAAAGCAGATAATTTTTCACACTGCATTCTTGTATCCATGTGATTGTTGTTTTTCCCTGTTCCAGCAATCATTTTGCAATTCTCCTAGCAAAGGGGACTTGCAACCCACGGTCTATAACGGTCTTGCGGGTGATGCCAGCAACCCTTGTGTGATACTGCATTTTATTTCCATGTATTGAAAGTTACGGATGCAAGTCTACAATTTTTAAACATTCTCAAATAACAACTCTAGCAAATATAGTGATAGGATAGTACAATGCTATAGAAGTTCTACTTACAAAGAAACATAAGTCATAATTTGGTTTTGAAATTATTGCAGGTCATGGTGGGAGTGATGGGTTACATGGATATGTGCCTTCGCTTGACCACGTTGTTGCAGACACGGTATGGTATGCTCTTATGGTCTAACCAACTTCTATATGATATACATTACTAGTGCATTCTTTGTAATTGCTGTTGGGTTTTTATGTTTTTGCATCTGTACAGAAAGCTTTTCTTGAAAAAGTCAGATTAGAGAACCCAGGTGTTCCTTGCTTTTTGTTTGGACATTCAACAGGTGGAGCAGTTGTTTTGAAGGTACAGTGCATGAAATATGAAGCCATTCTATTTGGCTTAAGTCCTTTACAAGAAGTTAAGATGTACGGTATGTTTCTTGGAAATGCATTGAATGAAATCCATTTCTAATATATTCCCTTTGACAATATGTTGGTTGAAGGCTGCTTTGCACCCAGATGTGGAGGTGATGCTAGAGGGTGTGATTTTAACTTCTCCAGCATTGCGTGTCAGGCCCACACATCCAATTTTTGGGGTAAGCAATTCCACAAGGAGTGGAAGATAGTATAAACTTTGGCTAGGTATTCTCAATATTAATTGTTATTGTTTCATTGACAATGCAGGCATTAGCTCCAGTTTTCTCTCTTCTTTTACCAAAGTTCCAGTTTAGTGGTGCGAATAAGAGGGGAATACCAGTGTCTAGGGATCCTGCAGCACTTGTTGCCAAGTATTCTGATCCATTAGTATACACTGGACCAATAAGGATTCGTACTGGTTCTGAGATACTCCGCATCACCTCTTACCTACAGCGCAACTTGAAAAAGATAACAGTTCCATTTTTAGTGCTCCATGGAATGGCTGATAGGGTAACAGATCCATGTGCATCTCTAGAGTTGTACAATCAAGCAGCTTCAAAACATAAATCAATAAAGCTTTATGAGGGTTTTCTACATGACTTGCTGTTTGAGCCAGAGCGGGATGATGTTGCAGCCGATATCATCAACTGGATGGATAGTAAATTGCAATGCTAGATTGCTTGCTGTCAATATTTCTGAAGACATTGGCAAAAATTGTCCAATTCTATGTTGGTGCTGAATTTATTTGTATTCATCTTGACCTAATTTTCACTAGGAATTGTCGTGCAGCATCGACATCATCTTCTGAACTCTTACAATCTGCTGCTCAGAGAACCTGCTGCTACCTGGGTTCTGTAGTCTGGGCATGCATTAGAATTTCTAAATTCTTGGAATGACTACATATGTAATTAATTATAGATTTTGCATTTATTACTTTGATTGAAGGTGTTAGTTTACAAACAAAGACATGAGGGCCTTCACTTAAAGTCTTATACAGGGTATATATTTAGAGAGGTATTTTAGTCTTCTCATCTCTTACTTCGGCATATATAAAGTTGCCTGGAGGAAATGTAAGCTTTTTGGGGATTTCTGAAACTCGAGGGCAAGTTATGTTGTAATGGAATCACAACTGGCTCATGTTGAGGCATAGAGACATCAAAGCAAGCTCAACTGAATATTCTCCAGCATTTGTCAGAGAGATTGAGGTTTGGGGACAATATTTTAGAAATATCCCTTATAATTCAAGCATGTTATGACACATAGTTCTGAAATTATAAACAATTATTAGAAGTTTGTCTTTCATAGATCACAACATGATTTTGAAAGTCTTGCATTCGAACGACTGGTAATTGCCAGTCGTTGCCTAAAAATTTGGAGGATGAAATATGGTTGGAAATTAAAAAGGAAACCAGAGGTTTACCGGTTGACTTAGAACTAATCAAATTATGTGCACATGATGAAGGATATAAAAAAATGGAGACTATCTATGAATGGAAACAATCCTAAAATGCTTTTAAAGTAGTTATTTAATGATAAAACTAGCATTATTCTTCAACTATTCAGTGGGCAGGACAGCTGTTCAGCGTTCAGGCCTCTCCGGAGCTCTTCGGCTTCAATTCACCTGTTTAGCTATGTGCTGGTCTCTGTTGATTAATTTGGGGTGGTTTGTCCTGTGCTATTTGTTTTTAGTCCCTGTTCTATGAGCTGACTTCGAGCTGATTGTTTTATGTTTGTAGCTGTTTGGTTTAAAGCCTTAATGCTGTTACTCTATGTAGCTGCTTCATTGTTTTCTATTAGACCTCTAGGCTGAATTTGTTCTTATCTTTGTAAAAGGGTATGGACCCTTTCAAAAGAAAACACTCTTTATGCTTTGATGATAGGAAGAAAATCATCAATGCATGTATGTCATTCATGATCCTGCTATTGAAATAATGCTAGGCCTAAACATCATGGATGGACTCTGGTATTCAAAGGTCTGATATGCTAAGATGACAGCCATGTCCTGAATGCCAATCTAGAATCATTTAGAGTTATGGTGTTAAGGTTTCGGTTCTGTTGGCAAGACAAATTTGCTAAGAAGCCTGATACAGTATCAGTGATCAGGGTGTTCAAGGTTTAGAATTGCAGCGAAATCTGTGTATTTAGTCATCAAGTTGGGTAATGTAGCTTGTCAGTGATCAGGGTGTTCAAGGTTTAGAATTGCAGCGAAATCTGTGTATTTAGTCATCAAGTTGTGTAATGCAGCTTGATTGTAGAAGGCACACAATGAGATGCGTGTGCTTGGCTTGTAGATAAATTATTGACCCCAATTTTTTAGGACAGTTTATCCTTCCTAATAACTTTAGCTTTGTTTTCAAATATCTCTCTTTGCAATAAATGATATTAAATCATAATGGCTTCGTTGGCTTGGTGGCTGACAATCATGCAATAAAGTTTTTAATGTGTGGTAGGAGAAGGGTGGATGCAAGGGGAGCTTTGAAGACCCAACATTTTTtagatatataatttattataactAAAAAAATGGAACTCATTCAAGGCGGTAGTACATTAAAGCCTCAGCATTGATCTGATATAATTTAATGGCATTTAAGGAAAAATAGTAAACCAACTAATTTGGCTACATACAGAACTTCTTTAAACTATAGACAGAAAAATGACCTGCGGCTCACCTCTTTGTAATACAAAAAGACTACTGAAACCTTATCACTAGAACCTAAGTGTATAATATTTACTAAAAGACATAAACAAGAGGAAATGGCTCTCTTGTTCGATGCAAATTCAAATCCCGTCATTGCGGCAAGCTTGCGATGCGTTTGCTGGAAGGTTCCTACCATATGCCTCTAGGGGTTTCTTCTATGAATGCTTTCGCAGGTTGTGGGTAGGTTTGTTGTTGGCTCTCTTGTTGGGGTTGTTGGTGGTTTGAAACTAGTTGCTGTTGTGGATGTTCATTTTGCTCCTCTTGCCCCCTCTGCTATGGTGGTCCCTGGGACTCTTGCAGAATTGGTGGTGGCTCCTTCTCTCCCTAGTGTTACTATTGTTGCTTGTGAGGGAGTTTTGCCTCCTGTTGTGGGTGTTGGGGTCCCCCCTCCAAGGCCTTTTTCTTCTATTGGTGGGCAGAGCTTTGCTTGTGTTGCCAGTTGTGTTGTAGCTCGTCCTCTCAAGGGGAAATCTCACCCTCTTGCTTTAGCCAAGATCTTCTTttgttggtataaataattatacatcttggatattattacaccttacttaagtttacttaggtacatgcatttcatagtagtttggttatgagacacttgggtgtttgtgtcacattgggatagtgtgtgtaggagaatttccaccttttatggtgtgatcttgttgttacactccacattcaatgggtgatccacctctccacattcaatgggtgatccacctcatgtggaatattatattgtttctcctacctactcacacttattttttacctacccttgtttcttattgagccacgtcatgtttgtgtgctcacatatccatatagccttgcctatataagcgggctcatattcattgtatgtaacgattgatgatcgagtttatcagtattttctcttgatagaatacagtttatttctatcatatattttgtctctcttatttgtgctttccttgcctcttgatcttggcgaaatttcacatggtatcaaaactattagagtgtcattggtttgctaattgagagaaatttgatgctatttggggttgtgtattttggagttttctattgcaggttatcaATGAAACTTAATTGGTCAAATCTAAGggtaccattggattgaggaggaccaagaaagtcagttttgccttttgtttcatccaaatcgaacttcggaggccaaatctagaggcatttgaagtttaacgctgcggcggaaatttttcaaaaattataattttgcaggcaattttcaaatagcgatatctcactcatccaaactcctttttttaagaatttttttttttgttttggggtataatttcatgatctgtacattGGTacaagatttttctgatttttggatacagttttttcggaaatcatgaaatcccgatttttacaactttggaggcttcgtttgggctcatatggactccttttcaaaatgccgtttttttttaaagtgcatattttttcatctacttccataatctgccatctgtttgcagtgattttaagtagaaattgtactttcagtatttggccatttttggcatatttggtacttgcattttgcttggatctcagtttagatcactagcagtatatgttgaagtctcttagatctcattttgagaagttgtaaattgaaatcaaaagtccactttgccttgttttgcaagtggcccattgtatacgcactaagtataaagtgtcaaaatcaccattttggggggtgtcttgtgtgattgtatctctctctatcttgtgttttttcattttggtgctatgggttctcttaaatttccacttttaactcctcataattatgcatcatgaaaaattaaggtattgagtaaactaatggaaaaaggactcattcattatgtaaatgaaactattacaacaccacctgatcctaaggctgatcctaatgctcaaattgaatggcttactaagaatgttatgacacttggaacacttagaaagtatgtatcagatgacctcatttttcacattgataagtgtacaacaattaaagaggcttgggatattttttaagaaattgtatggtcaagttgatgaaattaagggctacaagcttgatagtgaactcacaactttggatcccagggattttgatacaatccaagattatatcacaaaagcaactgagctaagagcaaagctaaatgattgtggaattgacaaaaaaaattctcaattggtttataacttgttggacaagcttccttcagagtatgcaacctttgtatctagctttgacacacataggttagctcaaggttcctcatacacttctctctcatttgattcattcacagagatgttgatagttgagcaatctaagttgaccacgatggggattctcaaatcttcaaagtcacaagctttggtggctaataaagggaatcaaagtaatcaaggaaaaggcaagaatcaaaagcaacctaagtctaaaccacaacaagatggaacacaatctttctctccacaacaaggtgattcaccattctcacctaagaggaaatcgtataaggacaatctttttttgtggatattgcaagaagtcgggacatgatgaacatcattgttataagaaggatattgatgagttgaagaatcttcttgagaataaCAGAACCAACCTACCttatagaatgtctacatcggcttcttcttccaaggataaaggaaatgatcactcTTTTGAGACAGATAAagaaaagggacaagctctttgtgctactacaagtcatgattcagggagatggcttctagattcaggggcttctcatcatatggcatcttcgcagtctatgttttctgcatttgagccttgccacatgtcgcagattttgatgggcaatcatacatacatggatgtgattgggaaaggatcgattgtcattggggataactccttcaatgatgtgttgtgtgtagcccacttgacaaataatcttctttccatctatcaaatcacacatggggcaactaggaaaactgtggagttcacacctgattcagttatcattagagacttagagagtagaactatcattgcaactggggtggttgattatGCAtatcggttgtactctttttcagattttggtcctattgataaggttggttcttcctatgttgatgattcatattttgagaactttgggcatttgaacttagggattctcacatgtgaccccgttcttgagccttgcatttcatctccttctattgatatcacaccacctattgcacttgatgatgcaactagtgcgacaattttgccttcttatgattcagtgcagtaggatatttcatgtcttccagcttcaattgattgggatgcgtacttgacagacattgcaggtttgtttgtggactcctacattgcagatttgggagacaccattcatgacattcatcttctctttgatgaagatgatccttctttgattgttgcgagagataactctgaccctcttgtgcattctctacatgatcaatctttagaggttgacatgattgtagatacttttgtacaacacttggaggaggtctctttatcttttgaggagacatatgagtctttgaaTATTGTTcaacattcatctccactagatcttggagtgcctttttcagtagtgtggcgcagtttaccacctttggagggggtaactttcagcatcgacatggggacactttagcagttttcagagattcctttcatcatgagtatttttgcttcatcttctctTCATgactggggagacttcatggatacacctttggttttgtttcttcctaaggggaggaatgttgttcgacgttcatggagcagtttcttcattcatcttcgagcttctatcattggtgcagattccacattgagggggggcttcctagtctctcttcttcttcttctctcatatgggggggactttttcctcacatggggttttgtctttcacatacttctatgagagttctttgtatctagttttcatctctcttttgggggagggttttttcccattgggtttttctctctttccccgctttgtgagagatttccttgcattggttttcatgcatttgcatttgtacatgggtacctaacatggcctagtagccaggacccatcttgcattgcttagttgcattgtagactttagtgcattcccctaagttgcacttaagggggggtgttggtgtaaagaattattcatcttggatattattacaccttacttaagtttacttaggtacatgcatttcatagtagtttggttataagacacttgggtgtttgtgccacattgggatagtgtgtgtaggagaatttccaccttttatggtgtgatcttgttgttacactccacattcagtgggtgatccacctcatgtggaatattatattgtttctcctacctacccacacctatttcctacctacccttgtttcttattgagccacatgtcatgtttgtgtgctcacatatccatatagccttgcttatataagcgggctcatattcattgtatgtaacgattgatgatcgagttgatcagtattttctcttgatagaatacagtttatttctatcatatattttgtctctcttatttgtgttttccattgcatCTTGATCTTGGCGAAATCTCACACCCTTCTTGTGGTTTGTGATCAAGATGTGgtagaaaatgtggatttctaccAGCGTTGTGGGTTGGTGTGTAGATTTGTTGGTCTTTGGCTTTCTCTCACTGATCTTCATCTGTTGGTGATGGATTCTTGGTGCCCTTAGTTGTTGGTAACATTGAGCTTTTCCCTCGTGCTAAGAGTTTTTTTTGTTACTGCTTTTTTTTTATGACCGTATTTTGGTATTgagcaagttgtgggcttggggtgtTCACTCCCTTTCAATCAAACCTTGGACAACCTCCTTTAGTCCTCTTATTGAACCACACAATGTGTGTCCAATGTGGGTTCGTCTTCCCAATCCTCCCCTTCACTTTTGGGAGaattcttgttttgaggccattggtaactctatcgGCCACTTCGAAGATTGATGATACCACCTCCTCCATGGGTCTTTCTACCTTTGCACACATTTTGATCGATATTGACATCTCTATACTTCTTACCGaggatgtggttctcatggttggggataaAACATGGGCTCAATCGTTAGATTATGATTTCTCCCCTTTCAATGTCATCATTGCTTCTCTACTGGTCACTTGGCCATAGATTGTTCTCTCTCATGTCGTAAAATCACTACCACTTAGTGGAAGGAGGCTAATGGTGATCACCTTATTGTCTTGACTTTCAATTCTTCCTCTGATGACCCTTCACAAGTAGTTGATGATTCCTCCCAAGATGATGTTGTCTTTTGTTGTTGGTGTGGTCTCTTCAAGTCATATGGATAGTACTTTGCCTCTTGTTGTTGGTGTGGCCCTCTCATGCCCTATGGACCCTACTCTACCTATAGCTCTTGACTTACTCCATCCTTTGCTAGTTGACGTGTTGTCTGGTCAATATTATGCTCCTTATGCTAACAATCTCAGTAAGGGGGCTTTCCCTCTTGTTCCCCTTTGTGATCGTGTTCCAAATGATAGTATTGTTTGGATTGGTGTTCATCTACAAAGGAAAgattgttcttcctcctcttcccaaactcttacctGAGTTGTGGGTGAAATTTCTACCCACCCTTGATGTGGATTGCAAGTTGTTCTACTAGTGTGTTGTAAGGGGTTTGTTATAGCATGTGTTGTCAGTGGTCTATTTTTGACTTGTTGCAAGTTGCCTTTTTGGCCTATctttgtatagggtcaacaccccTGTTTtgctatttttttaataaaaaacatctaCGAAAAGCTTTTGCTCTACTATCACTATATTCTTTTAACACCATTTGTCTTCTCTCAAGACCAATATTTGTAGTGTGGAATTGGGAGAGAGGAGTACAAGTGGAGCATAGTGGGTAATAAGAGATGATAAGGATGAGTTTCTAAGCGAAGCACTCCATTAATCAtaacatattcaacttttacccAAAGAGTActtaaatgcaaaccaaacaatgtATAGAACATATTTGTTTTATTATTCATTATTTGCCTCAAAAAGGTGGTAGTCATAATAGTCTTACAATTCAAAGAATATTATTAAAGCATTTGACACAATCCATACATAATCAAGATTACGATATGCAATAATATTGCACACATACATTTAAAACATACGATTTCATACTCCCACCCACATATATTATGACCTACTACCACATCAACATAAAACAAGCATGTTTGTCCCAAACACAATCAAATTTGACCCATTGTATATCTTAGTTTTCCAAATTTAAAATACTCTTAAAAAAGCATGAGCATGTGTCCCATCTATCAAACACAACTATCTAGCTACTACTCACTTCCTTGTTTAATACCTACATCCAACACACTAAGTTATAAGACAGCCCAATGAAGATGTTGAAAGTAGAGGACAAGAAATAAATAATCTTGTAGTCTAAACACCTGCATTGTCAAATATAGCCCCGACTTTCTCTCTTGTACCACTGGAGAATTCAATGGTGACAAGATGCATGGATGGTCTAGAAGTAGACATTTGTCATCCAAGAGATAATGGATGGACAAAAGTTAAGAGGAGAACATAGAAACCTCAAC includes:
- the LOC131033284 gene encoding uncharacterized protein LOC131033284, translated to MAGVEVELTSGASGRIIPIFRSVRQALRNLLVFVQTAFLWIALLFRHRPRRVFSSDTVVQAKRKRRANREEEDALARRALAHAFGRDGCEDDFSEHLFVNSRRKVLFTRSWTPVSENMKGLLVLLHGLNEHSGRYEHFAKQLISHRYGVYAMDWIGHGGSDGLHGYVPSLDHVVADTKAFLEKVRLENPGVPCFLFGHSTGGAVVLKAALHPDVEVMLEGVILTSPALRVRPTHPIFGALAPVFSLLLPKFQFSGANKRGIPVSRDPAALVAKYSDPLVYTGPIRIRTGSEILRITSYLQRNLKKITVPFLVLHGMADRVTDPCASLELYNQAASKHKSIKLYEGFLHDLLFEPERDDVAADIINWMDSKLQC